The genomic window CTTCTTCGTTCTTTATTTTTTTACCTTTTACAGAGATTTTATATTCTCCATTTTCTATTTCTTTGCTGAGTTCTTCATTGGCTTCCATATCACTGGAAGAAATAAGGTTCATAGCCAGTCTTTTACCGTCAAGTTTCATATAAGCTGTTTTTCCGGCATCATCGGCATAGATGTATTTTTCAGTTTCGAAATCGGCCTTGTTTTTTGCGAAATAACATGAGCATTCTTTGATCTCCTTAGGAAATGGAAATATTTCTACAGAAATTTCCCCTGAAGAAGCCTCCGTTTTAGTGGAATCCTGAACAACTGTTAAAGAGTCTCCCAACGTTTGAGGGGAAGCTGTTTCTTTGTCTTTTTTACATCCGATCAGTAAAAATACAGAAAAGAAAATGATAAGATATTTCATGTGAGTTGAATGTTTTTATTATCCTCTGGCTCTTTCTAACAGAACCATCATCAGTAATGAAAGTATAACTAAGCTTTCTTCTTCATCATCGATATCGATAAGTCGGTCAAGCTGAAATCTTCTTCCAAAGAATGAAGGCATCTTTTTCAGTTTAAAATAGGCTTTTCCGTCTACTCCTGTTACGGTGTAAGAAGGGTTAAGGAAGTATCCTGTAAACATTCCTATGATGGGGATTTCTCCTACAAAGCCGTCCCAGAATCTTACCCAGGCGCTGTCTTCCTGAATTTTAAATTTCGGCTGATCGTGAGCGTCTAAAATATCATAGCTCGCTTTCCAGATAGAACGCATTCCTTTTCTTGCCAATCTTCCGAAGTTTTTGTTGTCGATAAGATCGTTTAAGGAATACGATGCATTAAAATCAATCCATTGGTTAGCCTTGATTCTGAAAAGTTCTTTTGATTTGCTTTCATCATTAAAAACAATAACGTCTTCTTTCAGTTTGAACATTTTCTGACGAACATATGCTACATAATTTCCGTTTTTGTCCGTAATGTTAAAGTCGCTGGCCAAAGTTGTGATTTTAAATTTAAAATCTAATGGATAATTTAGATTGTTAAGTACCATTTAGTTTATTTTTTTCATATTTCGGCTCAAAGATAGAATTTTTATAATAAACCGCCCTCATTTTACTCTATCCGACGACAGATACTCGTCTTTTTATTTTATTTTTGTAGGTATGGATTATCCAAGTAAAGTTTTAGCGAAAGCAGTAGATGAAATTTCCGGGCTCCCCGGAATCGGAAGGAAAACGGCCTTGAGACTGGCGTTACATCTATTGAAGCAGCCTGCTTCCAGAGCGACAAGTCTGGGCAATGCTCTGATTAATCTTGTGAATGAAATAAAGTATTGTAAAGACTGCCACAATTTTTCTGATTTTGAGATCTGTGAAATATGCAGCAACGATAAACGCAGTGATGAAACCATCTGTATCGTAGAAGATGTACGAGATGTAATCGCAATTGAAAATACCGGAAAATATACCGGGAAATATCTTATTCTTGGTGGAAAAATATCTCCGATGGAAGGAGTGGGGCCTCATCAACTAAATATTCCGAGTATTGAAAGGAAGCTGAATGAAGGAAGTGTGAAGGAACTTATTTTTGCGTTAAGCGCAACCATGGAAGGTGATACTACGGCGTACTATATTTATAAAAAATTTAAAAATTTTAAAGTAAATTTCTCCAGTATTGCCAGAGGGATTTCCGTAGGCGACGAGCTGGAATATGCAGATGAAATTTCTCTAGGAAGGTCGATTATCAACCGATTGCCTTACAACGAAAAGGATTAATATGAAACTGTCAATTATTATTGTCAATTACAATGTAACCCGGTTACTGAAAAACTGTCTTTTGTCTATTCAGAAATATCTGGAAGATGTAGATCATGAAGTAATTGTGATTGATAATGCTTCTACGGATACTTCGTGGGGAGATCTTATTCCTGAATTTCCGAAAGTTCGCTTTATTACCTCTTCTGTTAACGAAGGTTTTGCAAAGGCTAATAATAAGGCAGTACAAGCGGCAGCGGGAGAATATTTGCTAATTCTTAATCCGGATACTGAAATAGAAGGAAGCTATATGCGGGAAATCCTTGATTTTGCGGATTCTAAAATAAATTTCGGATGTCTTGGGGTGAGAATGCATGATGCAAAAGGAAATTTTTTACCGGAAAGCAAACGCTCGGTTCCAGATATGTTTAATTCTTTTGAAAAGCTTTTTACCAATTTTAAAAGCAAAGATTCAAAGTCGTATTACCGGAATGATATTTCAGAATTTGAAATTGCTGATGTGGAGGTAATTACAGGCGCTTTCTGTCTTATAAAGAAAGTGGTTTATAAAAAAATAGGAGGATTTGATGAAACCTATTTTATGTACGGTGAAGATATTGATTTGTGCTATACTCTTTTGAATAACGGCTACCAAAACTATTACTATGGTAAAGTTTCCATTCTCCATCATAAAGGAGAAAGTACGATAAAAGATGAAGTCTATCTCGAACGATTCTATGGAGCTATGCAGATCTTTATTTCCAAGTATTATCAAAAATCAAAGCCGCTGCAGTATTCTTTACTTAAAGCAGGTTTAAAGCTGAGATATAAGCTAGAGCGGATCAAACTGAAATAAAAAAGCAACTCTTTTGGAGTTGCTTTCATTTTATATAAGATGAAATCTTTTATTTTGTCGGAGCTACCGGAGTTGTAGATTGAGAAGCCGGTGCAGATTGTTGTGCAGGAGCTTCTTTTTTCACGGGCTGTTGTGTAGCCGGAGCTGTTTGAGAAGGCTTCCCTGTGATTACAACGCTGATCAGGATAAGAACAATAATTACTGCTCCTAATGTCCAGGTTGCTTTTTCCATAAAATCATTGGTTCTCTGTACTCCAAACTGAGCAGAAGATGCCCCTCCGAATGTACTGGAAAGACCCCCACCTTTAGGATTTTGAGCCATAACAACAATTGTCAATAAAATACTGGCAATCATAATAAGAACCATCAATAGTGTAAATATAGTATCCATTAATTCTGTTATCTTTTTGAATGGGCAAATTTAATCTTTTTTTATCGAACGGCAAAATAAGATATGAAGTAAAAATAAAAACAGCAACATTTGTTGCTGTTTTTATTATCAAAGCGGTCTGTTTTTATTTAAAATCAGAATCTTTAGCCTGGTTTACTTCGTATGATTTTACTTCCATAGTCATATCCATTCCCATTTGGTTTACCGAGATCGTGTAAGGCATTTTCACACCGTTCACATCCTTGTAATTAGAGAATGTTGTAGGAATGCTCATTTCCTGGCCCTGAGCTTTTACCGTTTTAGTTTCTCCGGTTTTTAATCCTGTTTTTACACTGTAGTAGTAAGTTGTATCACCTCCTTTAACAGCGTAAGAATCTTCACCTGCAATTTTTTCAATTCCGGCTACTTTGTAATCCGTTAATTTTGCAAAGCCTAATTCTTCGAAAAGCTCAGTGTTCTTTTGCTTTTCAGCAATTTGCTCAGGTTTCATATCGATTTTCTTACCCATTTGCTCAGAATAACCGGTTTTTCCGTCAAATACCTGCTTTTGCATAGTCTGACCCATCATAGATACGATCGTTGATTCCTTTCCGCCTTGAGCTTTAATGGTTTTAAAGTCAATATTCTGCCCTTGCATAGACATAGAAGCATTCATTGTGTAAGAAGAAATCTTAGTCAAATTTGCTTTTCCTCCGATTGCGCTGATGTATTTATCAGCAATAGAAGCTACACTTACATTAGCGTCAACTTTTTGTACAGTAGGTTTTGCAACCGGATTAGCTTCTTTATCAAAATATTTTACAGGATAACCTAATTTTTCCAATCCTTCAGAAATATCAGATGCTTTACCAGCGATGAAAATTCTGCTTTGGTTTGGTAAGATTGTAGCTTTTACAGCGTTTGAAACGTCTGCAGCAGTTACCTTATCGATAGATTTTAGATAGTTTGTATAGAAATCAGCAGGCAAATCCTGAATTTTTTGGCTTACAGCAAATCTTGCAATCGTTGCAGGTTGCTCCAAAGACATGATGAAGCTTCCTTTTAATTTTGCTTTTGCATTGGCAAGCTCTTCAGGTTTAATAGTAGAAATACCGTTAAGTTCCTTCATGAATTCTACTACTGCTTTATCGGTAACTTCATTTCTTACACTCGCTTCTGCAGAGAATTCAGGAGAATATTTGCTTGGGCTCATGCTTGAGTAAGCGCCATATGTGAAACCGTTTTTCTCACGAAGATTCATGAAAAGTCTAGCTTCACCACCACCACCAAGAATGTAGTTAGCGATCGTTGCAGGGAAATAATTTGCGTCTTTCATCTTCAACGTATTGATATTCCCTACAGAAACTACTGATTGTACAGCAGAAGGAACATCTACAACATTGATTTCAGTTTTAGCTACATTGGAAGCCGGCTCTAAAGCTGCAAATTTTGTATTTGCCTTTTTCCAGTTTCCGAAAGCTTTTTCAACCATTGGCTTTACCTGGTCAAATTTAACATCTCCTACAATTACTAAATAAGCATTGTCCGGAGCATAATATTTCTGATAGATATTTTGAACATCCGCAAGCTGAATTTTATTGATTGATTCAACAGATTCGAATTCACCTCTCGAAGTGTTTTTTCCATACGTTAAAGCGTTGGAAACTTTACCCGCGATAGATGAAGCGTTTTTCTCTTCGCTTTTTAAACCTTCAATGGCTCTGTCCTTAGAGTTTTTAATTTCATCTGCCGAAAATTTAGGATTGATGATGGCATCAGACATTAAAGTCAGGATTTCAGGGAAATATTTTGAAAGTGAATTAGAAGACGCTCCTGCAGAAGAAAAGTTTAAGTTTGCTCCTAAGAAATCCACTTTTTTGTTGAATTCATCTTTGCTTAAAGTCGTTGTTCCGTTTCCAAGCTGGTCTGCCATGATTTCGCTTACTCCTGTTACAGCTCCTTCATAATAAGGCTGTCTGTCCATAGAAAGGCTCATGTTCACTCTTGGTAACTTATTGTTTTCAACAACCATTACCGTAAGACCGTTCTTTAGTTGGAACGTTTTTGGTTTTGCAATGTTGATGGCAGGAGTAGGTCCTGGTTTTGGCATTGCATTAATATCAATTTTTTGTGCAGAAACCATTCCTGAGAATAAAAATGCTGCTGCTATATATGTTAATTGCTTTTTCATTTGTAAAAATTTAATTTTTAATAATCATAGTTCAACCTAAAAGTTTAAATGACTATTTTTTTTCAGGTACGTAATTGATGATTACTCTTTGATTCGAATTCAAATATTTTTTAGCAGCATTCTGAAGATCTTGTTTTGTAATAGATCTGTAGATGTCAATTTCTTTGTTGATAAGGTTGGTATCTCCGTTCAAAACTCTATACGTTGCTAATGAAGACGCAATTCCCTGAATACTTGAATTTTGGTTTACAAACTGGTTTTCAAACTGATTCTGAAGTTTTTGGTAATCTTCATCAGAAATCAAAGTCGTCTGAAGCTTTTTGATTTCATTATCAATATCTGCCTGTAAGGTCTGCTTCGTTGTCTGTCCCATTGGGATGGCAAAGAATGCAAAAATTCCGTAGTCTTCAAGCCCCTGGTTGAAAGCAGAAACCTGAAGCGCTTTTTTCTCCTGGTCTACCAGTTTTTTGTAAAGAACAGACGATTTTCCGCTGCTCAAATAAGAAGAAAGCATATCTAAAACATAAGCATCTTTCTCTTTGTTACCCGGAGTTCTGTACGCAAAAATATAAGCCGGAAGCTGGATGTTCGGATCGGTAGCCGTTACTTCTCTTTCTTTTGTGATAGGCTCATCCTTAGGGAAATTCTTAGGGTAAACCGTTCCTTTTGGAATTCCTCCGTAATATTCTTCGATCCACTTTTTAGTCTGTTCAGGTTTGATGTCTCCTGCAACCACTAAAGTAGCATTATTAGGAACGTAATATTTCTTATAGAATGCAATGAATTCGTCTAGTTTTGCTGAATTCAAATCTTCCATAGAGCCAATTGTCGGCCAGTTGTATGGGTGATTGGTGAACAAATTTTTCTGTACTGTAGTGAAAAGATTTCCGTAAGGCTGGTTGTCCATTCTTAGTCTTTTCTCTTCTTTTACGACTTCTCTCTGAGTGTCTACACCTATTTGGTTGATAACAGCCTGACGCATTCTTTCAGATTCCATCCAAAGACCCAATTGCTCGTTGTTTGAAGGGAAGGTTTCATAGTAATACGTTCTGTCATTTGTAGTGTTAGCGTTGTTTTGTCCCCCGTTTGAAGAAACAATCTTAAACCATTCACCTCTTTTGATGTTTGGTGTTCCTTCAAATAAAAGGTGCTCGAAGAAGTGAGCAAAACCCGTTCTTCCTTTTACTTCATCCTTTGCACCTACGTGGTACATTACACCTGTCGTTACAACCGGTGCAGAATTATCCTGATGTAAAATTACGTGAAGACCATTTGGCAAGTCATATTCTTCAAATTTAATTTGTTGCGCGTTCAAAGCCGTTCCGAAGAAAGCCGCTGCA from Chryseobacterium camelliae includes these protein-coding regions:
- the recR gene encoding recombination mediator RecR gives rise to the protein MDYPSKVLAKAVDEISGLPGIGRKTALRLALHLLKQPASRATSLGNALINLVNEIKYCKDCHNFSDFEICEICSNDKRSDETICIVEDVRDVIAIENTGKYTGKYLILGGKISPMEGVGPHQLNIPSIERKLNEGSVKELIFALSATMEGDTTAYYIYKKFKNFKVNFSSIARGISVGDELEYADEISLGRSIINRLPYNEKD
- a CDS encoding M16 family metallopeptidase; translated protein: MKKQLTYIAAAFLFSGMVSAQKIDINAMPKPGPTPAINIAKPKTFQLKNGLTVMVVENNKLPRVNMSLSMDRQPYYEGAVTGVSEIMADQLGNGTTTLSKDEFNKKVDFLGANLNFSSAGASSNSLSKYFPEILTLMSDAIINPKFSADEIKNSKDRAIEGLKSEEKNASSIAGKVSNALTYGKNTSRGEFESVESINKIQLADVQNIYQKYYAPDNAYLVIVGDVKFDQVKPMVEKAFGNWKKANTKFAALEPASNVAKTEINVVDVPSAVQSVVSVGNINTLKMKDANYFPATIANYILGGGGEARLFMNLREKNGFTYGAYSSMSPSKYSPEFSAEASVRNEVTDKAVVEFMKELNGISTIKPEELANAKAKLKGSFIMSLEQPATIARFAVSQKIQDLPADFYTNYLKSIDKVTAADVSNAVKATILPNQSRIFIAGKASDISEGLEKLGYPVKYFDKEANPVAKPTVQKVDANVSVASIADKYISAIGGKANLTKISSYTMNASMSMQGQNIDFKTIKAQGGKESTIVSMMGQTMQKQVFDGKTGYSEQMGKKIDMKPEQIAEKQKNTELFEELGFAKLTDYKVAGIEKIAGEDSYAVKGGDTTYYYSVKTGLKTGETKTVKAQGQEMSIPTTFSNYKDVNGVKMPYTISVNQMGMDMTMEVKSYEVNQAKDSDFK
- the secG gene encoding preprotein translocase subunit SecG, whose protein sequence is MDTIFTLLMVLIMIASILLTIVVMAQNPKGGGLSSTFGGASSAQFGVQRTNDFMEKATWTLGAVIIVLILISVVITGKPSQTAPATQQPVKKEAPAQQSAPASQSTTPVAPTK
- a CDS encoding M16 family metallopeptidase, which encodes MKKRLLSVAAAAFFGTALNAQQIKFEEYDLPNGLHVILHQDNSAPVVTTGVMYHVGAKDEVKGRTGFAHFFEHLLFEGTPNIKRGEWFKIVSSNGGQNNANTTNDRTYYYETFPSNNEQLGLWMESERMRQAVINQIGVDTQREVVKEEKRLRMDNQPYGNLFTTVQKNLFTNHPYNWPTIGSMEDLNSAKLDEFIAFYKKYYVPNNATLVVAGDIKPEQTKKWIEEYYGGIPKGTVYPKNFPKDEPITKEREVTATDPNIQLPAYIFAYRTPGNKEKDAYVLDMLSSYLSSGKSSVLYKKLVDQEKKALQVSAFNQGLEDYGIFAFFAIPMGQTTKQTLQADIDNEIKKLQTTLISDEDYQKLQNQFENQFVNQNSSIQGIASSLATYRVLNGDTNLINKEIDIYRSITKQDLQNAAKKYLNSNQRVIINYVPEKK
- a CDS encoding glycosyltransferase family 2 protein — translated: MNMKLSIIIVNYNVTRLLKNCLLSIQKYLEDVDHEVIVIDNASTDTSWGDLIPEFPKVRFITSSVNEGFAKANNKAVQAAAGEYLLILNPDTEIEGSYMREILDFADSKINFGCLGVRMHDAKGNFLPESKRSVPDMFNSFEKLFTNFKSKDSKSYYRNDISEFEIADVEVITGAFCLIKKVVYKKIGGFDETYFMYGEDIDLCYTLLNNGYQNYYYGKVSILHHKGESTIKDEVYLERFYGAMQIFISKYYQKSKPLQYSLLKAGLKLRYKLERIKLK